One genomic segment of Paenibacillus durus includes these proteins:
- a CDS encoding nickel-dependent hydrogenase large subunit, protein MSTIKLDPVTRLEGHLKVEVTLDANNAVASATVAGMLFRDFENMLLSRPPRDAAFLTQRICGVCPVPQAVASSKAVEKITGFKPNLQGLMLRNLIQGANFLDSGITHFYHLSLLDYIQGPQMSPWTGGYTQDLRFSAADTQTLTNHYLSALQIRRKANEMAAIFSGKLPHAANIVPGGVTALPSATEITNFRNYLNDIQSFISSTYQSDVNMLASAYSDYYNVGTGYGNLITFGVFDTNTSGGLLFPAGTVTGGTVGTFNEANIKEYNKYSYYSSPSGQAPASGTTTASYGKSGAYTWLKSPRYNNTPFEAGPLARVWVSGDYRNGVSVMDRHMARYVEMAKLVSNMQTWLDQLTPGASGFTNIGDPASGSASGLTEAPRGAIGHWLSVSSSKISKYQIITPTCWNASPMDDSGNPGPVEKALIGTQVADPAQPVELLRIVHSFDPCTGCSVHVMSPDGVEMSKFVVQPLGK, encoded by the coding sequence ATGAGTACAATTAAACTGGATCCAGTAACTCGTCTGGAAGGACATTTGAAGGTCGAAGTCACGCTGGACGCAAATAATGCGGTTGCTTCCGCCACCGTCGCCGGAATGCTGTTCCGGGATTTTGAGAACATGCTGCTGAGTCGGCCTCCAAGAGATGCTGCTTTCCTGACTCAGCGGATTTGCGGGGTATGCCCGGTACCGCAGGCCGTTGCTTCCTCCAAGGCGGTTGAGAAGATAACGGGCTTTAAACCCAATCTCCAGGGGCTGATGCTGCGGAATCTGATTCAAGGGGCGAATTTCCTGGACAGCGGAATCACGCATTTTTACCATTTATCGTTACTAGACTATATTCAAGGTCCGCAAATGAGCCCGTGGACGGGAGGCTACACGCAGGATCTAAGGTTCAGTGCCGCCGATACCCAAACGCTGACGAATCACTATCTTTCGGCGCTGCAAATCCGCAGGAAGGCTAACGAAATGGCGGCCATCTTCAGCGGTAAGCTTCCCCATGCCGCGAATATTGTTCCGGGCGGTGTAACGGCCCTGCCATCGGCAACGGAAATCACCAACTTCAGAAACTATTTGAACGATATACAGTCCTTCATTTCCAGTACTTATCAATCGGACGTCAACATGCTGGCTTCGGCTTACAGCGATTACTACAACGTGGGGACAGGGTACGGCAACCTGATCACCTTCGGTGTGTTTGACACAAATACTTCCGGAGGCTTGTTATTCCCTGCCGGTACGGTCACAGGCGGAACCGTCGGCACATTCAACGAAGCGAACATTAAGGAATACAATAAATATTCGTATTACTCCTCTCCAAGCGGACAAGCTCCGGCAAGCGGCACCACGACAGCGAGCTACGGAAAGAGCGGAGCTTACACCTGGTTGAAATCTCCCCGGTACAACAATACGCCATTCGAAGCGGGACCGCTGGCCAGAGTGTGGGTAAGCGGCGACTACCGCAATGGCGTATCCGTTATGGACCGGCATATGGCGCGCTACGTAGAAATGGCCAAGCTCGTAAGCAATATGCAAACGTGGCTGGATCAATTGACGCCAGGGGCCAGCGGATTTACGAATATCGGCGATCCGGCATCGGGCAGCGCCTCCGGATTAACGGAAGCTCCCCGGGGCGCGATCGGCCATTGGTTATCGGTATCGAGCTCCAAAATTTCCAAATACCAAATCATTACCCCAACCTGCTGGAACGCCTCTCCGATGGACGACTCCGGCAACCCGGGCCCTGTTGAAAAAGCACTGATTGGCACCCAGGTGGCAGACCCGGCGCAGCCTGTGGAACTGCTCCGCATTGTGCATTCCTTTGACCCCTGCACCGGTTGTTCTGTGCATGTCATGTCCCCAGACGGCGTGGAAATGTCCAAATTTGTCGTGCAGCCTCTTGGCAAATAA
- a CDS encoding hydrogenase small subunit codes for MRINRRDFLKWSVAAVAALKLEMDMDKLNTVMAADTDPPVIWLLGSGCSGCSISTLNVTNPTTIEDVLQNKISMKYDSTLMAGAGENAMQALENAANQYNGQFILVIEGAIPGGASKNNCIIGEQNGVPLTMYDAVLKYGPKAKYVVAAGTCASFGGVAAAAPNSTGCVTVKSLLSGKTAKPVVNLAGCPVNATVMVQTLLDLILTGVPSLDSYSRPSKYFSTTVHSVCPRRETEEVSQPGIYGCYEEIGCKGPGNLSPCPSLKWNNRQGWCVQSNYPCIGCTSPAFPLNPVISVSSHD; via the coding sequence ATGAGAATCAACAGGAGAGATTTTCTCAAGTGGTCGGTGGCGGCTGTGGCAGCGCTGAAGTTGGAAATGGATATGGACAAGCTTAACACGGTTATGGCAGCGGACACGGACCCGCCGGTGATTTGGCTGCTGGGGTCGGGATGTTCGGGCTGCAGCATATCCACGCTGAACGTGACGAACCCGACCACCATCGAAGATGTGCTTCAGAACAAAATCAGTATGAAGTATGATAGCACGCTTATGGCTGGCGCAGGTGAAAATGCGATGCAGGCGCTTGAAAATGCGGCGAACCAGTATAACGGGCAATTCATTCTCGTGATCGAGGGCGCTATTCCAGGAGGAGCTTCTAAAAACAACTGTATTATCGGCGAGCAGAACGGGGTTCCGCTTACCATGTATGATGCTGTGCTCAAATATGGACCGAAAGCGAAATACGTCGTGGCGGCAGGTACCTGCGCCTCCTTCGGCGGTGTGGCGGCCGCAGCCCCCAACAGCACAGGGTGCGTAACCGTTAAATCGCTGCTGAGCGGCAAAACTGCGAAACCGGTCGTCAATTTGGCGGGGTGTCCCGTGAATGCGACGGTAATGGTGCAGACGCTGCTTGATTTAATCTTGACTGGTGTACCTTCTCTCGACAGTTACAGCCGCCCGAGTAAATATTTCAGCACAACCGTACACAGTGTTTGTCCAAGAAGAGAAACAGAAGAAGTGTCCCAGCCCGGAATTTACGGCTGTTATGAGGAAATCGGCTGCAAAGGCCCTGGAAACCTATCGCCATGCCCGTCGCTAAAGTGGAATAACCGACAAGGTTGGTGCGTCCAATCGAATTATCCTTGTATCGGTTGTACATCTCCCGCATTCCCGCTAAATCCTGTCATTTCCGTCTCAAGCCACGATTAA
- a CDS encoding hydrogenase small subunit: MRINRRDFLKWSVAAVAALKLEMDMDKLNTVMAADTDPPVIWLLGSGCSGCSISTLNVTNPTTIEDVLQNKISMKYDSTLMAASGESAMQALENAANQYNGQFILVIEGAIPGGASKNYCIIGEQNGVPLTMYDAVLKYGPKAKYVVSAGTCASFGGVAAAAPNSTGCVTVKSLLSGQTANPVVNLAGCPVNATVMVQTLLDLILTGVPSLDNNGRPSKYFGTSIHSVCPRRGQTQVSQPGIYGCYKSVGCKGPFNQSPCPSLKWNNQQGWCIQSDYPCIGCTAPAFPLNPLINA; encoded by the coding sequence ATGAGAATCAACAGAAGGGATTTTCTCAAGTGGTCGGTGGCGGCAGTGGCAGCGCTGAAATTGGAAATGGATATGGACAAGCTGAACACGGTGATGGCAGCGGACACGGACCCGCCGGTGATTTGGCTGCTGGGATCGGGTTGTTCGGGCTGCAGCATATCCACTCTGAACGTGACGAACCCGACCACCATCGAAGATGTGCTTCAGAACAAAATCAGTATGAAGTATGATAGCACGCTCATGGCGGCCTCAGGTGAAAGTGCAATGCAGGCGCTTGAAAATGCGGCGAACCAGTATAACGGACAATTCATTCTTGTAATCGAGGGTGCTATTCCGGGGGGAGCCTCCAAGAACTACTGTATTATCGGTGAGCAGAACGGGGTTCCGCTTACCATGTATGATGCTGTACTCAAATATGGACCGAAAGCGAAATACGTCGTATCGGCAGGCACCTGCGCCTCCTTCGGCGGTGTGGCAGCCGCAGCCCCCAACAGCACAGGATGCGTAACCGTTAAATCACTGCTGAGCGGCCAAACCGCGAACCCGGTCGTCAATTTGGCGGGATGTCCTGTGAATGCGACGGTAATGGTGCAGACACTGCTTGATTTAATTTTGACTGGTGTACCTTCTCTCGACAATAACGGCCGCCCGAGTAAATATTTCGGCACAAGCATACATAGTGTGTGTCCGAGAAGAGGACAAACCCAGGTCTCCCAGCCTGGAATTTATGGCTGCTATAAGAGTGTCGGCTGTAAAGGTCCCTTTAACCAATCGCCATGCCCGTCGCTCAAGTGGAACAACCAACAAGGCTGGTGCATCCAATCGGACTACCCGTGCATCGGTTGCACAGCACCTGCATTCCCGCTAAATCCACTCATCAACGCTTAA
- a CDS encoding helix-turn-helix domain-containing protein — MKSEQIFGQVLRTIRKKQKMSQENLAFRSNLDRTYISMLERGIHQPTLNSLLAIASALSMKASELVELVENEIEKE; from the coding sequence TTGAAATCAGAACAAATATTTGGACAAGTTTTAAGGACAATTCGTAAAAAGCAGAAAATGAGTCAGGAGAACTTGGCCTTTCGAAGCAATCTTGATCGGACATACATATCTATGTTGGAGCGTGGCATTCATCAACCAACATTAAATTCTTTGCTTGCAATCGCCAGTGCTTTAAGCATGAAGGCTTCAGAGTTGGTGGAACTCGTTGAAAATGAGATTGAAAAAGAATGA